In the Victivallis sp. Marseille-Q1083 genome, one interval contains:
- a CDS encoding GIY-YIG nuclease family protein yields MQKKIYMKLGFPEIWNVSGCQSINSLYSKAERTGIYLLEFPDGSYYVGQARNIVRRFAEHRRNFGEISGFSFMQVAPDLLNKTERDCIGALEHKCSLRNILFVSSPVCNSNLDSVVSPDQQIQWLSTFRQQATSRVRTENNELRRKYVARFQRLEADEAFARLSLPVMQKYVRYCILEPYRTEISFWGCSCLPKCNNPNVQIHSRINIYWQEVLYVGINIFLRTPVYGFYVTKSKLTQKDIARFQKECLTFELYDIAHQHGGVDQCHLCVYTLTDALWLLNDPAFLRASKTFNLSNMRKGTLVYSRCHCMDLADCLLS; encoded by the coding sequence ATGCAGAAAAAAATCTATATGAAACTTGGTTTCCCAGAGATATGGAACGTTTCAGGCTGCCAGTCCATTAATTCGCTGTATTCGAAAGCAGAACGAACCGGAATCTATTTACTGGAATTTCCCGATGGTAGCTACTATGTCGGCCAAGCCCGGAACATAGTTCGGCGTTTTGCCGAACACCGCAGAAATTTCGGAGAAATTTCCGGTTTTTCGTTTATGCAAGTCGCACCGGATCTTTTGAATAAGACGGAACGGGACTGTATTGGAGCGTTGGAACATAAATGTTCTTTGCGGAATATATTGTTTGTCAGTTCTCCGGTCTGCAATTCTAATTTGGATTCTGTCGTGTCTCCTGATCAACAAATCCAGTGGTTATCAACCTTTCGCCAACAGGCCACTAGCAGAGTACGAACGGAAAATAACGAATTGCGGAGAAAATATGTCGCCCGATTTCAAAGATTGGAAGCGGATGAGGCATTTGCACGTCTCTCTCTGCCGGTCATGCAAAAATATGTCAGGTATTGTATTCTGGAACCATATCGTACCGAGATTTCTTTTTGGGGATGTTCCTGCCTGCCAAAGTGTAACAATCCGAATGTGCAAATCCACTCCAGAATTAATATCTACTGGCAAGAGGTTCTTTATGTCGGGATTAACATATTTTTACGTACTCCAGTTTATGGTTTTTATGTGACCAAATCAAAATTAACCCAGAAAGATATTGCTCGTTTTCAGAAAGAATGTCTGACATTTGAACTTTACGATATTGCTCATCAGCATGGAGGAGTGGATCAGTGCCATCTTTGCGTGTATACCTTAACAGATGCCTTGTGGCTGCTCAATGATCCGGCTTTCTTACGTGCGTCAAAGACATTCAATCTATCCAACATGCGAAAAGGGACGTTGGTGTATTCCCGATGCCATTGCATGGACTTGGCCGATTGTCTTTTATCCTAA